The Hordeum vulgare subsp. vulgare chromosome 7H, MorexV3_pseudomolecules_assembly, whole genome shotgun sequence DNA window CTACCCGTTCTTCCGTCGCCGTGCGTGGGAAGCGGGCTCTGGCATGGACCATGTCTTGGTGGCAAAGGGCACTCCATCGTGTAGCATCCACAGATGGCACTGGACCGCGTCGGGGGTTCTGAGCGGTGGTTGGCGATGACGTTATCTGTTGGGCGGTTAGCGAGGTGACGGTTTCCCTGATCGGCAAACTAGGGGACGGTGAGACGTGAGACGGCCCCTTTGCCTAAGTGAAGAACAAGGTGGGTTGGGAGCCTATACGACCATGGTGTGCTCCTTCAGCTTGGCGAAGAACGAGGTGGACACGGCGTGCTCCTCCAGCTAGTCATCGTGGTTGCTCTGCTCCTCACATAGAACTCCTTTCCTCCGAAACTAGGTTGATTGTCTGGCAACCGTTCGCCCAAGTTGGGCTGAATCTACCTATATGGGCTTCTCGTCCGTGGCTACCAATGCGAATCGGGAGCTACTCTATCGGACCCTTCCTTTCAACGGCCATCGGACTTTCTCGGGGGCGTTGCCGCCACTGAAGGAGCCACCCATAGCACAACATCAAGTGCCTCCGCCAAAGGACTCTCTCGGCACAGGCTCACCTCCAGTGCAGTGGGTTCGGATGCACCCCCATCTTGAGCACCCTCCGACGAACTCTAGGGAAAAGCATACATCAAGGCCACTCGTATGAGacgaataagaagaaaaagagtcGTTATGGCCCCATACCTGGTCGATGGCGAGATGAGCCGACGTCTGGTGTGTAGTGGGTCCACAGCGCCCTCTTATACCCTCGAAAAAGGCTGCTTACGTACACTTCCCTTTGGCTTCAACGACGTGATCTTAGGTTGCCGCGACCCAAAGAACCGGATGGCGTGCTTCTCGCTCTACGCACCAGGAATTAGAAGAGGTCAACGTAGTGGCTACAAAATGGAAGACGCGGGAAGGCGGGGCTTACCGAGCTCGATGCGGGCGTAGCCGGGGGAGCATCACCCGAATGGGAAGGCGCCTCTGACACAGACGTCCCCACCTTGGGCACCGGCACCATGACTTTTGCCCCGGTATCATTTCggcctttgaacctgcaaaatgcTTTCTGGAAGACCAGCCAAGACTTTGTCGAAACACTAGGAGTAAAGTAGTGGGAAAGTTCAAGGCGGACACTTTTCTTGAGTACCTCGGCCCTCTTGTCCTCCATGTCGATGGGAAGGGGTGGGGTTAGGGTTCCTTTGTATCCAAGATTTCTCGGTCTGTACCAACTGGTCCAACTTCTCCTAGATGACCTCCTCTGGTACCTCTTCTGAACAACTCCCCGATCACATCTTGGCATGGGTCATGCCAACCTTGTAAGCCCACGCTTCGCCCACTCCTTGATAATTGGAAACTATAGCCTGTACATATGATCATTTTTCAGTCAAGGTTGCAAGTTATTTGGAATTGTAGGAGCATTGTGTGTACCAATAAACTGAGGAAACACAGGAACATAGAATTACTTACAAAACCAGTCAAGCAGAATAACAATGTTTTCATCAGAAATGCTACAacttttttcgagaaaacgcaaaagccTTGCGTTTCTTTGCATTGAAAAGGGGGGGAGTTTACAGCCTCCGAAGAGGTGGTGACAACACAGTTACATACGGGTCTAGTGGACGTCCCAGGTTGGGCGCAAGGCTACCCTAAGCCCTTTGTCCCCTGCCCGAGCCCAACACCTACAACTGCAAGTATTGTGTTCCTGTTTTTGTTATTAATCCTTTTTTTTTACTTCCATTTTATTAATCATAGCTGTATTACATCCAGTCTATCTAGTAACTATTGCAACTTTACTCAACAATTCTTTGTCTTGCTCCCTTTGTTATTTATAGGACATAATGGCAGATGTCCAGTTAGGCTGTTACACTATAAAGTCCCATGGAGCCAAAATTGCAAGACTCCACATGTATGACTGGATAATACTTGTCCTCCTTGCTGTCCTAGATGGATTGTTGAATATAATTGAACCTTTTCACCGTTTCGTTGGGAAGGACATGATGACTGACTTGAGATATCCCTTAAAGGGCAATACTGTGCCCTTTTGGGCTGTTCCGGTGTGTTCTTGTGCTGCTAATTTTGGACTTACCATTGTTTTACATTATTTTTGTGCTATTCAAAAAGATAGTCCCAATTTTGTAACTCACATGATTTGCAGGTCATTGGAATCGTCTTACCCTGTGCTATATTTGGTGGAATttacttcaagaagaagaatttctatgatttgcaCCATGGCATATTGGGTATCTAAATATTATTAGGCATATGAATATGTTGATATTGTATGTACAAGACATAATTCGAACACATATATTTTTGTAGGTATTCTTTATTCGGTGCTCATAACTGCGGTGATTACTGATGCAATTAAGGATGGAGTTGGCCGACCACGTCCTGATTTCTTCTGGCGATGTTTCCCAGATGGAAAGGATGTAAGATTACTAGCCAAGAACTTCACTTTTTCCAGTCACAAGTTCATCTTTGTTGACCTGCCCATTGTTCAGTTCTTATCATCTGTGGAGTCCATATTTACCAAAACTCATCGAATGACTCTTTTTCAGCTTTATGATAATGTCACTACTGGTGTTCTTTGCCATGGAGAGAACAGTGTCATCAAGGAAGGTCACAAGAGCTTCCCAAGTGGACA harbors:
- the LOC123411375 gene encoding lipid phosphate phosphatase 2-like isoform X2, which codes for MRAGASGTTADELHGGGTLTSSPKSQDIMADVQLGCYTIKSHGAKIARLHMYDWIILVLLAVLDGLLNIIEPFHRFVGKDMMTDLRYPLKGNTVPFWAVPVIGIVLPCAIFGGIYFKKKNFYDLHHGILGILYSVLITAVITDAIKDGVGRPRPDFFWRCFPDGKDLYDNVTTGVLCHGENSVIKEGHKSFPSGHSSWSFAGLGFLTWYLTGKIAVFDRKGHIAKLCIIVLPLLAAALVAVSRVDDYWHHWQDVFAGAIIGLTVASFCYLQFFPYPFDADGLWPHAYNTLQLAEAGIAANSFSMQPTEETVEEGQGQGGIALRDALRRDEN